Proteins encoded within one genomic window of Cytophagales bacterium:
- a CDS encoding 4-hydroxyproline epimerase, producing the protein MAKRTFSCIDAHTCGNPVRVVSGGSPLLSGSNIFEKRLHFLEEYDWIRKGLMFEPRGHDMMSGSILYPPNDPENDIAVLFIETSGCLPMCGHGTIGTVTIALEEGLVTPKTPGSLRLETPAGLVKVSYVQEGKKVRSVTLTNIPSYLHSQSLEVNCPDLGLLKVDVAYGGNYYAIIDPQEHFAGIEHYTTQQLIPWSRAIRKEMNARYTFQHPLNPKISGLSHVLWTGKTLDKASTARNAVFYGEKAIDRSPCGTGTSARMAQWHAKGKLQQGAPFIHESIIGSKFTGRVEDTTKVGDYPAIIPSIEGWAQVTGYQTIFLDDDDPFVEGFSVI; encoded by the coding sequence ATGGCAAAAAGAACTTTCAGTTGTATTGACGCGCATACCTGCGGCAACCCCGTTCGGGTCGTATCCGGAGGTAGTCCACTCCTCAGTGGTAGCAACATCTTCGAGAAGCGTCTCCATTTTCTGGAGGAATACGACTGGATACGGAAGGGACTGATGTTCGAACCCCGAGGGCACGATATGATGTCAGGCAGCATCCTCTATCCGCCCAATGACCCTGAAAATGATATTGCAGTACTGTTTATCGAAACAAGTGGCTGCTTACCGATGTGTGGACATGGTACGATCGGCACCGTCACTATTGCCCTGGAAGAAGGTCTGGTTACTCCCAAAACCCCTGGGAGCCTTCGTCTGGAAACCCCGGCAGGACTGGTAAAAGTCAGCTATGTTCAGGAGGGGAAAAAAGTAAGATCTGTTACCCTTACTAACATCCCCTCCTACCTCCATTCCCAATCGCTAGAAGTCAATTGCCCGGATCTGGGATTGCTCAAGGTAGATGTGGCTTATGGTGGCAATTATTATGCGATCATCGATCCTCAGGAGCACTTCGCCGGGATCGAGCATTACACCACCCAGCAACTGATTCCGTGGAGTCGTGCCATCAGGAAGGAAATGAATGCACGATATACCTTCCAGCATCCGTTAAATCCTAAAATCAGTGGATTGAGTCATGTCTTATGGACAGGCAAAACACTGGATAAAGCCAGTACTGCCAGGAATGCTGTATTCTACGGAGAAAAAGCGATTGATCGTTCTCCCTGTGGCACGGGTACTTCCGCCAGAATGGCCCAATGGCATGCGAAAGGCAAATTACAACAAGGAGCACCTTTTATTCACGAAAGCATCATCGGTTCGAAGTTTACCGGCCGAGTCGAAGATACTACCAAAGTTGGAGACTATCCTGCGATCATTCCTAGCATCGAAGGCTGGGCACAAGTCACAGGCTACCAAACCATCTTCCTGGACGATGACGATCCGTTTGTGGAAGGGTTTTCGGTGATATAG
- a CDS encoding AraC family transcriptional regulator, protein MSLNALPFKIPKTGDPAVVVQVDEGEYFYDTLHKHEDHQVTFIAAGSGTLICGEYLGRFETGDVFFFGSNQPHVLKCDEEYYEQNSALHVRMVSVFFQDDALGARFLELKESRQLKKFLAKAIYGIKFSETSAKKGSAILEKSIHQEGLSLIVVFLELIEALMSDSNPQFLSHELFPVMKDDEGQRMNAVVQYTLKNFKSPIGIDEIAAVAHMAPNSFCRYFKLRTRKTYLNYLNEIRIAHACQLLQKNRLSVSQVAHLSGFQNLAHFNRSFKKVMQVTPGKYGRQLI, encoded by the coding sequence ATGTCACTGAATGCCTTACCCTTTAAAATTCCTAAGACTGGTGATCCGGCAGTGGTGGTACAGGTGGACGAAGGGGAATACTTTTATGACACGCTGCATAAACATGAAGATCATCAGGTCACGTTTATCGCTGCAGGATCGGGAACCCTGATCTGTGGCGAATACCTGGGACGGTTTGAAACAGGGGATGTTTTTTTCTTTGGATCTAATCAACCGCATGTCTTGAAATGCGATGAGGAGTACTACGAACAGAACAGCGCACTACATGTGCGAATGGTTTCTGTCTTTTTTCAGGATGATGCTTTGGGAGCCCGATTTCTGGAGTTGAAAGAGTCCAGACAATTGAAAAAGTTTTTAGCAAAAGCAATCTATGGCATAAAATTTTCAGAAACTTCGGCTAAAAAGGGTAGTGCGATACTGGAGAAGAGTATCCATCAGGAGGGGTTGTCTCTGATTGTGGTTTTTCTGGAATTGATAGAAGCATTGATGAGCGATTCAAATCCACAATTTCTAAGTCATGAGCTTTTTCCAGTGATGAAGGATGATGAAGGGCAGCGCATGAATGCGGTGGTGCAATACACACTGAAAAACTTCAAGTCACCCATAGGTATTGATGAGATCGCCGCTGTGGCACATATGGCACCAAATTCCTTTTGTCGGTACTTCAAGTTGAGGACTCGGAAAACCTATTTGAATTACCTGAATGAGATTCGGATTGCACATGCTTGTCAGCTCTTGCAAAAGAACAGATTATCGGTAAGTCAGGTGGCACATTTATCGGGTTTTCAGAATTTGGCACATTTCAATCGTTCGTTCAAAAAGGTCATGCAGGTAACGCCGGGCAAGTATGGAAGACAGCTGATATAA
- a CDS encoding helix-turn-helix transcriptional regulator, producing the protein MGNSRGVNIGEFEELVLLVVGMLHDNAYGVEVRNAIIQETGRKVNISAVHEVLKRLEKKALLRAEIGGATEERGGRRKKFFYLTAEGKSALDHSRELRNNLYGRIPEIKFNFSY; encoded by the coding sequence ATGGGGAATTCAAGAGGAGTCAATATTGGAGAGTTTGAAGAACTGGTACTGCTGGTTGTCGGGATGTTGCATGACAATGCCTACGGTGTAGAAGTACGCAATGCCATCATTCAGGAAACAGGCCGAAAGGTCAACATCAGTGCGGTGCATGAAGTGTTGAAGCGGTTGGAGAAAAAAGCATTGCTACGAGCAGAAATCGGCGGAGCTACCGAAGAGCGTGGCGGCCGTCGAAAGAAGTTCTTTTACCTTACTGCTGAGGGCAAATCAGCACTGGATCATTCAAGGGAACTGAGGAACAACCTCTATGGACGTATCCCTGAGATCAAATTCAATTTCTCCTATTGA
- a CDS encoding ornithine cyclodeaminase family protein, producing the protein MSQTIPYLTAQALHNTLNYPDLVNALREGFTKDYLVPPRMHLNYSNQPEKAANTMLLMPAVKSQEDAGVKIITVAPDNSQVGLPSIQGIYYLMDAITGSPKALLEAKTLTNWRTAAASTLASTFLSREDSSSLLLIGTGSLAPYLIEAHAAIRPIKSVMVYGRNKAKAEQLVERFSDQFEQVEAVTDLSEAVQQADIISAATLSAEPLILGSWLRPGQHVDLVGSYLPNMREADDEVIAKGRVYVDNLEMAPKESGDLAIPLASGALSMEDIQGDLFGLCKGEVKGRVTQEEITVFKSVGHALEDLVAAQLVLKTINP; encoded by the coding sequence ATGAGTCAAACCATACCGTACCTTACCGCACAAGCACTTCATAACACCCTTAATTACCCTGATCTGGTAAACGCCTTGCGCGAAGGATTTACCAAAGACTACTTGGTTCCACCTAGAATGCACCTGAATTACTCCAATCAGCCTGAAAAAGCAGCAAACACCATGCTGCTGATGCCTGCCGTAAAATCGCAGGAAGATGCAGGGGTAAAGATCATTACGGTCGCTCCTGACAACAGTCAGGTAGGCTTACCTAGCATTCAAGGCATTTATTATCTGATGGACGCAATCACCGGATCACCAAAAGCACTATTGGAAGCCAAAACCCTGACCAACTGGCGAACGGCAGCCGCTTCAACATTGGCTTCTACTTTCCTCTCGCGCGAGGATAGCTCAAGCTTGTTACTGATCGGCACAGGATCATTAGCTCCGTATCTGATCGAAGCTCATGCAGCAATCCGTCCCATCAAATCCGTGATGGTCTACGGTCGTAACAAGGCAAAAGCAGAACAGTTAGTGGAACGCTTCTCCGATCAATTTGAACAGGTGGAAGCAGTGACCGATTTAAGTGAAGCTGTTCAACAAGCGGATATCATCAGCGCCGCCACCTTGAGTGCTGAACCCTTGATTTTGGGTAGTTGGTTACGACCCGGCCAACACGTGGACCTGGTAGGGTCTTATCTACCAAACATGCGGGAAGCCGATGATGAAGTCATTGCTAAAGGCCGAGTTTATGTCGACAATCTGGAAATGGCTCCTAAAGAAAGTGGAGACCTGGCCATTCCATTGGCTTCGGGGGCACTAAGCATGGAAGACATTCAAGGCGACTTGTTTGGCTTGTGTAAAGGCGAAGTAAAGGGTCGAGTAACTCAAGAAGAAATAACTGTTTTTAAATCTGTAGGCCATGCGCTGGAAGACCTGGTCGCGGCGCAACTCGTACTAAAAACCATTAACCCATAA
- a CDS encoding DUF2807 domain-containing protein, with protein sequence MKKLVFLLIGIVPALGFAQKKGNKNIITETYAYESIRSVVVNLYAEVQIDASANDNEFTITIDENLLNKVDRTLDTHGRLTLVQTEWIQPSEKIKISIGAPDLERVQQEVHETVVVNNLDRVSFNSMAIVGRIKLNGKVTEYRANGEIGYTDARGLETEKVYLNLWDRGRMDLGTAQKIQGNVEEGGIVIYRGSAQVKTSGKGQVLSANQSATAVNPDARFIKFDVKNNSLKRINCYVVGPKPDGSKFSYGFPMNPGQTRAKDWSIGSKVFKVSALGTRKLLKEITAEDEGQKVKLFP encoded by the coding sequence ATGAAGAAATTGGTCTTCCTACTGATCGGAATAGTTCCGGCGCTAGGGTTCGCTCAAAAGAAAGGGAATAAGAACATCATTACGGAAACCTACGCTTATGAAAGCATCCGGTCCGTAGTGGTCAATCTATATGCTGAGGTTCAAATTGATGCTTCTGCCAATGACAATGAGTTCACCATTACCATCGATGAAAACCTACTGAACAAAGTGGACAGAACACTCGATACGCATGGTCGCCTGACATTAGTACAAACTGAATGGATCCAACCAAGTGAAAAGATCAAGATTAGCATTGGCGCACCAGATTTAGAAAGAGTGCAGCAGGAAGTGCATGAAACAGTGGTCGTCAATAACCTGGACCGGGTATCCTTCAATTCAATGGCCATAGTAGGTCGCATCAAGTTAAATGGAAAAGTAACAGAATACCGGGCAAATGGAGAAATAGGCTACACCGATGCACGTGGACTGGAAACTGAAAAAGTTTATCTCAACCTATGGGACCGGGGCCGAATGGACCTGGGTACTGCCCAGAAAATTCAAGGCAATGTGGAAGAAGGTGGCATCGTCATCTATCGCGGATCAGCACAGGTTAAAACCTCTGGAAAGGGTCAGGTACTCTCAGCGAATCAATCCGCCACAGCCGTCAATCCTGATGCTCGCTTCATCAAATTTGATGTGAAAAACAATTCCTTGAAACGCATCAATTGCTATGTAGTCGGTCCTAAACCGGACGGCAGTAAATTCAGTTATGGTTTCCCGATGAACCCTGGCCAAACGCGCGCTAAAGACTGGTCCATCGGCAGCAAAGTCTTCAAAGTATCTGCTTTAGGCACCCGAAAGCTCCTAAAAGAAATAACCGCTGAAGATGAGGGGCAAAAGGTGAAACTTTTTCCTTAA
- the aroQ gene encoding type II 3-dehydroquinate dehydratase, whose amino-acid sequence MKVESIIIINGPNLNLLGKRQPEVYGSTSFVDFYEELKEKYPDVTFEYFQSNHEGEMVSKIQEVGFSNVGIILNPAGYSHTSVALSDAVAAVDAPVVEVHISNIFTREEFRKHSYISPVSAGVLTGFGLKGYELALKFLLEQHG is encoded by the coding sequence ATGAAAGTAGAAAGTATAATCATTATTAACGGGCCTAATTTGAACCTGTTAGGAAAGCGTCAACCTGAGGTATACGGAAGTACGTCTTTTGTTGATTTTTATGAGGAATTGAAGGAGAAATATCCTGATGTGACCTTTGAGTATTTTCAATCCAATCACGAGGGTGAAATGGTCTCAAAAATCCAGGAAGTTGGTTTTTCAAACGTTGGGATCATTCTCAATCCTGCAGGATATTCACATACTTCCGTCGCTCTGTCGGATGCGGTGGCAGCCGTAGATGCACCCGTGGTGGAAGTACACATTTCCAATATTTTTACCAGAGAAGAGTTTAGAAAGCACAGTTACATCAGCCCGGTAAGTGCCGGTGTGCTCACTGGTTTTGGTTTGAAAGGCTACGAATTGGCTTTGAAATTCTTGCTGGAACAACATGGCTAA
- a CDS encoding dihydrodipicolinate synthase family protein: MNWSGVFPAVTTKFTENDELDLDLFRHNLSAQIDAGVSGIILGGTLGEASTLDNDEKYRLVAVAAEHVAGQVPIIMNIAEQTTKAAIATAEKAEDHGASGLMMLPPMRYSADDRETVAYFKSTAKSTSLPIMIYNNPVDYKILITLDMFDQLATCDNINAVKESTRDITNITRMINRFGDRYSILSGVDTLAMESILMGARGWVAGLVCAFPRETVAIHNLITSGRIEEAREIYRWFMPLLELDIHPKLVQYIKLAEQEVELGSEHVRAPRLPLVGEERFNVVNIIRTALEKRPVLPEYELV, encoded by the coding sequence ATCAATTGGTCCGGGGTATTTCCGGCTGTTACGACCAAGTTTACCGAAAATGACGAACTGGATCTGGATCTTTTTCGTCACAACCTGTCTGCCCAAATTGATGCAGGGGTCAGTGGTATCATTTTAGGAGGCACACTCGGAGAAGCGTCCACACTGGATAATGATGAAAAATATCGATTGGTAGCTGTCGCTGCAGAACATGTAGCTGGTCAGGTTCCGATCATAATGAACATCGCTGAGCAAACCACAAAAGCAGCCATAGCCACCGCAGAAAAAGCGGAAGATCATGGTGCGAGTGGACTTATGATGCTTCCACCCATGCGATATAGTGCGGACGATCGGGAAACGGTGGCCTATTTTAAATCCACGGCAAAAAGCACTTCATTGCCAATCATGATCTACAATAACCCTGTGGACTACAAGATCCTGATTACCTTAGACATGTTTGACCAACTGGCCACTTGTGATAATATCAATGCAGTTAAAGAGTCTACCAGGGACATCACCAATATCACCCGAATGATCAATCGATTTGGAGACAGGTATTCGATCCTTTCCGGGGTAGATACCCTGGCCATGGAAAGTATTTTGATGGGTGCAAGGGGCTGGGTAGCCGGATTGGTTTGTGCGTTCCCTAGAGAAACGGTGGCCATCCACAACTTGATCACCTCCGGAAGAATAGAAGAAGCCCGGGAAATCTACCGGTGGTTCATGCCCTTGCTTGAATTGGACATTCATCCAAAGTTGGTTCAATACATCAAGTTGGCCGAACAAGAAGTGGAATTGGGATCTGAGCATGTACGTGCGCCTCGATTGCCTTTGGTGGGTGAAGAAAGATTCAACGTGGTAAACATCATTCGTACAGCTCTCGAAAAACGACCGGTACTTCCTGAATACGAACTTGTCTGA
- a CDS encoding DUF1801 domain-containing protein: MAKPTIKTDPQVEAVIADYPDFVRNKMQYLRTLVRETAEEIEGLTILEETLKWGEPSFVTKHGSTLRMDWKEKTPDKYAFYFQCTSRLVDTFRLVFDHQFQYEGKRAIVFEINQKIPEAELKACIKATLTYHKVKDLMTLGL; the protein is encoded by the coding sequence ATGGCCAAACCCACCATCAAAACAGACCCTCAAGTTGAAGCCGTAATCGCTGATTATCCTGATTTTGTTCGTAACAAAATGCAATACCTAAGGACACTGGTTAGAGAAACCGCGGAGGAAATTGAAGGACTTACGATTTTGGAAGAAACGCTAAAATGGGGTGAGCCTAGTTTCGTGACGAAGCATGGAAGTACTCTTAGAATGGATTGGAAAGAAAAAACACCCGACAAGTATGCTTTCTATTTTCAATGTACCAGCCGGTTGGTAGATACCTTTCGGTTGGTTTTTGATCATCAATTTCAATATGAAGGAAAACGCGCCATCGTCTTTGAAATCAATCAGAAAATTCCGGAAGCGGAATTGAAAGCGTGTATCAAAGCCACGCTGACTTATCACAAAGTGAAGGACTTGATGACGTTGGGGTTGTGA
- a CDS encoding ABC transporter permease: MRPSPPKWADRFLQWFCRKDLVEFVRGDLHELYGFRVDEDGKTKANLAFIWDVLRFFRPSNFRKVNNSNVMMISNYLKVGLRSLKRNWGNSLINISGLSLAVGCSITTFLFADFFLNLNSIHQNKDNIYQVISRIEENNAEELYGPTPMIIASRLKEDFREVEHVARVQYLRGNVKFGKNVFRELIQFADPSFLEVFDFPLAKGHGELLDPNEVFLSNEMAIKYFGQVDPMGKRIDIKFDEEVLSFNVVGVFDQMPSNTTFGPEILLHIDHFFRLEARKNNWIDEAKATFVSLRPEVDPASANQLLRDYTKVQNEANAADPVLAFELISFDELTSNNEIQDKIVPGNHKGGTIAIACIGFMLIFFACLNYINIAIASATTRLKEIGVRKVMGGSRSNIATQFLVENFLTCAIAMTIGTLAAYFLLLPGFNLMTPIVIPFAFSSVATAVYYFLGVFFFLGLLSGSYPALYISRFQTLRIFKGEKSLGGRSYFTRVLLTVQFLLAFMTILASFVFSDNARYVKELSWGYNPEGILSLPIGEQSTLEAMKSEALRNAHITSVATASGHMGVNNNPIAYDYLGKQFRVMTYDVMPGYLGLMNVPLIDGKYFTNEGADRNSIVVNQLFVDQMGFEDPVGQQIEFAGKSKMIIGVVSNVYHAFFSSDIQRPMVFTTGQSEPNFLVVKADPANLVGVDEYLAESWSVVAPFDPYVSYFQADSFDRYYDNVDTNIWFMAVLGTLTIFLSCLGLYGLLAFRLQNQLKEFSIRKVLGASKGHIIRVANREFIWILMIAFVVGVPLGGFGIEGFVKALFAITKPLGATPIILAIICMLFTIGLTVFMQIRKVIRINPAVILKGD, encoded by the coding sequence ATGAGACCTTCTCCTCCCAAATGGGCTGATCGGTTTTTACAATGGTTTTGCCGCAAGGACCTGGTCGAATTTGTCCGCGGCGATCTCCACGAGCTCTATGGATTTAGGGTGGATGAAGATGGAAAGACCAAAGCCAACTTGGCCTTCATCTGGGATGTCCTTCGATTTTTTCGTCCCTCAAATTTCAGAAAAGTCAATAACTCAAACGTCATGATGATTAGCAATTATTTGAAAGTAGGCTTAAGAAGCCTGAAAAGAAATTGGGGTAATTCCCTGATCAATATTTCCGGACTATCTCTTGCGGTAGGCTGCTCTATTACCACCTTTTTGTTCGCAGATTTCTTTCTGAATCTCAATTCCATTCATCAGAACAAAGACAACATCTATCAGGTCATTAGTCGAATCGAAGAAAACAATGCGGAAGAGCTCTATGGTCCCACACCTATGATCATAGCCTCACGATTGAAAGAAGATTTTAGGGAAGTAGAACACGTTGCCAGGGTGCAATACCTGCGTGGCAATGTCAAGTTTGGAAAAAACGTATTTCGCGAGCTGATTCAATTTGCGGATCCGAGTTTTTTGGAAGTTTTCGATTTCCCGCTCGCAAAAGGGCATGGTGAATTGCTTGATCCCAATGAGGTGTTTTTAAGCAATGAAATGGCGATAAAGTACTTTGGTCAAGTTGATCCGATGGGGAAACGTATCGATATTAAGTTTGATGAGGAAGTGCTTTCTTTTAATGTAGTTGGAGTATTTGATCAGATGCCATCAAATACGACATTTGGTCCGGAGATCTTGCTCCACATAGATCACTTTTTTCGTTTGGAAGCTCGAAAAAATAACTGGATAGATGAAGCCAAGGCCACTTTTGTTTCACTAAGGCCAGAAGTTGATCCGGCCTCTGCGAATCAATTACTACGCGACTACACAAAAGTTCAAAATGAAGCGAATGCGGCTGATCCGGTCCTGGCATTTGAACTCATTTCTTTTGATGAACTCACCAGTAATAATGAAATACAAGACAAAATTGTGCCTGGAAACCATAAAGGAGGCACCATTGCCATTGCTTGCATAGGTTTTATGCTGATCTTTTTTGCCTGCCTCAACTATATCAATATTGCCATTGCTTCTGCCACAACACGCTTGAAAGAAATTGGTGTTCGAAAGGTTATGGGAGGTTCCAGAAGCAACATCGCTACCCAGTTTTTGGTTGAAAACTTTCTCACTTGCGCCATTGCTATGACCATCGGTACACTGGCAGCCTATTTTCTGCTTTTGCCGGGCTTCAACCTGATGACTCCTATCGTTATTCCGTTTGCCTTCTCCTCCGTGGCAACAGCGGTATACTATTTCCTCGGTGTGTTCTTTTTTCTGGGCTTGCTCTCCGGAAGCTATCCGGCCCTCTACATTTCCAGGTTCCAGACACTTAGAATTTTCAAAGGAGAAAAATCGCTAGGTGGAAGATCATATTTTACCCGGGTACTGCTTACTGTCCAGTTTTTGCTGGCTTTTATGACCATTCTGGCAAGTTTCGTTTTCAGCGACAATGCCCGATATGTGAAGGAATTGAGTTGGGGATATAATCCTGAAGGAATTCTTTCTTTACCTATAGGTGAACAATCCACTCTGGAGGCCATGAAAAGTGAAGCACTGCGCAATGCGCATATCACTTCGGTAGCTACTGCCAGTGGACACATGGGAGTGAATAATAATCCAATCGCCTATGACTATCTCGGGAAGCAGTTTCGAGTTATGACTTATGATGTTATGCCTGGTTATTTGGGTTTGATGAACGTGCCCCTGATTGATGGGAAGTATTTCACAAATGAAGGAGCAGATCGAAATTCCATTGTAGTGAATCAATTGTTTGTTGACCAAATGGGGTTTGAAGATCCTGTTGGGCAGCAAATTGAGTTTGCCGGGAAATCAAAAATGATCATTGGAGTCGTGTCCAATGTCTATCATGCCTTTTTCTCATCAGATATCCAAAGACCCATGGTGTTTACGACCGGGCAATCCGAACCAAACTTTTTGGTGGTAAAGGCCGATCCTGCGAATTTGGTAGGAGTAGACGAGTACCTGGCAGAAAGCTGGTCGGTAGTGGCACCATTCGATCCGTATGTGAGCTATTTCCAGGCAGATAGTTTTGATCGCTATTATGATAATGTAGACACCAATATTTGGTTCATGGCAGTACTTGGAACATTGACTATTTTCCTTTCTTGCCTGGGCTTGTATGGGTTGTTAGCTTTCCGACTACAAAATCAATTGAAAGAGTTTAGTATCAGAAAAGTATTGGGTGCTTCAAAAGGTCATATCATCCGGGTCGCGAACCGTGAATTTATCTGGATACTGATGATTGCATTTGTAGTAGGAGTTCCGTTAGGAGGGTTTGGTATTGAAGGTTTTGTAAAAGCTTTGTTTGCGATTACCAAGCCTTTAGGCGCAACGCCGATCATTCTTGCCATTATCTGTATGCTATTTACCATTGGCTTGACCGTATTTATGCAGATCCGAAAAGTGATCCGAATCAATCCTGCTGTGATCTTGAAAGGAGATTAA
- a CDS encoding aldehyde dehydrogenase (NADP(+)) yields the protein MITGKNIIGFQSSDLGHVKLHAINAATQEVLDGTFVGATVQEVALAVQMAKSAHQSFAKTVPEERATFLEAIAEEIESIGEVLLERASKESGLPLGRFQGERGRTCEQLRLFAKVVREGSWVEATIDLADPDRTPLPKPDLRKMLVATGPIVVFTASNFPLAFSTAGGDTASALAAGCPVIVKAHEAHLGTNELVAQCIKRAAEKTGMPEGVFSSLNGDGFKTGEQLVNHPDIKGVAFTGSGKGGMALYQMAQNRKVPIPVFAEMGSVNPVILLPEKLKKDGASVAEAYAGSITLGVGQFCTNPGLLIGIASPELQDFKISLSGKLNETSAATMLTMGIEQHFEEGKRLAIEQVGVSKLTQKNGQATLAVVTSDAFLSNPTLHQEIFGPMSILVECPNESALMQVIKSLEGQLTGTLIADDADMELAQQVSETLQDRVGRILWNGAPTGVEVGHAMHHGGPFPATTDSRFTSVGAAAIKRFARPLCYQNFPDNLLPDALKQENVLNILRKIDDRWVVPEAHESNHTVPYRTSTS from the coding sequence ATGATCACGGGGAAGAACATCATTGGATTTCAATCATCAGACCTTGGGCATGTGAAACTGCATGCGATCAATGCGGCCACTCAGGAAGTCCTGGACGGAACATTCGTGGGAGCCACTGTTCAGGAAGTGGCTTTGGCCGTTCAGATGGCTAAATCTGCTCATCAGAGCTTTGCAAAGACGGTACCAGAGGAAAGAGCCACTTTCCTTGAGGCAATTGCCGAAGAAATTGAAAGTATTGGAGAAGTCTTATTGGAACGTGCCTCCAAGGAAAGTGGTTTGCCTCTGGGGCGGTTTCAGGGAGAACGAGGACGTACTTGTGAGCAACTCCGATTATTCGCAAAAGTGGTTAGGGAAGGGTCGTGGGTTGAGGCGACCATCGATCTGGCAGATCCTGATCGCACCCCACTTCCCAAACCCGATCTGCGAAAAATGCTTGTCGCGACAGGGCCCATTGTGGTCTTTACTGCCAGCAATTTCCCATTGGCCTTCTCAACCGCCGGTGGAGATACCGCCTCTGCCTTAGCCGCAGGTTGTCCGGTGATCGTGAAAGCTCATGAAGCACACCTGGGCACCAATGAATTGGTGGCGCAATGCATCAAAAGGGCTGCAGAAAAAACAGGCATGCCTGAAGGCGTTTTCTCTTCCTTGAATGGTGATGGATTTAAAACGGGAGAGCAACTCGTCAATCATCCTGACATAAAGGGGGTGGCGTTCACTGGCTCAGGAAAAGGAGGCATGGCCCTGTATCAAATGGCCCAAAACAGAAAAGTACCTATTCCTGTCTTTGCAGAAATGGGCAGTGTCAACCCCGTGATCTTGCTCCCGGAAAAACTAAAAAAAGATGGTGCATCTGTTGCTGAGGCCTACGCAGGTTCCATCACTCTGGGCGTTGGGCAATTCTGCACAAATCCTGGCTTATTGATTGGCATCGCCTCTCCTGAATTACAGGATTTTAAAATCAGCCTGTCAGGAAAGCTGAATGAAACTTCAGCCGCTACGATGCTCACGATGGGCATTGAACAACACTTTGAAGAAGGCAAGCGTTTGGCCATTGAACAAGTAGGCGTTTCGAAATTGACCCAGAAAAATGGTCAGGCAACCTTAGCCGTGGTGACCAGCGATGCTTTCCTATCTAATCCGACCCTCCATCAGGAGATTTTTGGCCCCATGAGTATTTTGGTAGAGTGTCCGAATGAATCGGCACTCATGCAAGTAATCAAGAGCTTAGAAGGACAGTTGACCGGTACACTCATCGCCGATGATGCAGATATGGAACTGGCCCAACAAGTAAGCGAAACATTGCAGGATCGAGTCGGTAGAATCCTTTGGAATGGAGCACCTACTGGTGTTGAGGTAGGCCATGCCATGCATCACGGCGGCCCTTTCCCTGCTACGACGGATAGTAGGTTCACCTCGGTAGGTGCAGCAGCGATCAAGCGGTTTGCCCGTCCTTTGTGCTATCAGAATTTTCCAGATAACTTGCTTCCGGACGCACTCAAGCAAGAGAACGTCCTGAACATTCTGAGAAAAATCGATGACCGTTGGGTCGTCCCTGAAGCACATGAGTCAAACCATACCGTACCTTACCGCACAAGCACTTCATAA
- a CDS encoding MarR family transcriptional regulator: MDSAFDVNQQLESKDHKIVVALERIAEAFRVLLWQETKKTGLSPIQLQLLIFLLHHPEQTTTPSYLATEFNLTKATITDSLRMLLKKDLIVKHTDPSDARSYSIQLTTAGKTIGESATQFSNQLLGSLEGLSASSKGNLLEGLLHMIGQLNDQSVISLQRMCKNCRFLENKDGGHYCSFLEQPLAPAELRIDCSEFEKIA; encoded by the coding sequence ATGGATTCTGCCTTTGACGTCAATCAACAACTGGAAAGTAAAGACCATAAAATCGTGGTGGCGCTGGAAAGGATCGCTGAAGCCTTCCGGGTATTACTTTGGCAAGAAACCAAAAAAACAGGCTTAAGTCCAATTCAATTGCAATTACTGATTTTCCTGCTTCACCATCCGGAACAAACCACGACACCCAGCTACCTGGCCACAGAGTTCAACCTGACAAAAGCCACGATCACGGATTCTTTGCGTATGTTGCTAAAAAAGGACCTGATCGTAAAACACACGGATCCGAGTGACGCTCGTAGCTATTCCATTCAATTGACCACAGCAGGGAAAACGATCGGTGAGTCTGCTACGCAATTTTCCAATCAGTTATTGGGTTCGCTGGAAGGTTTATCAGCTTCTTCCAAAGGAAACCTGTTAGAGGGATTACTCCACATGATCGGCCAACTCAATGACCAATCAGTGATCTCGCTCCAACGCATGTGTAAAAATTGTCGATTCCTCGAAAACAAAGATGGTGGACATTATTGCAGTTTTCTGGAACAACCTTTGGCTCCTGCTGAATTGAGGATCGATTGCTCGGAGTTTGAAAAAATTGCTTGA